From the genome of Streptomyces sp. NBC_01304:
GAGGGGCTCAGGATCCACGGGTACGCGGGTGACGAACGGGACGCCGTCGCGAATGCCCTGTCCCGCGCCGGGCTCCGGCCCCCGGAGCGGTTCTTCCTGCGCTACCCGCACGAGCTCTCCGGCGGCCAGCGCCAACGCGTGGTGATCGCGGGCGCGTTGGTCCTGGATCCCGAACTGATCGTGGCGGACGAGCCGGTGGCCTCGCTCGACGCGTCCGTACGGGGCGAGATCCTGGCCCTGCTGCTCTCACTGCGGGACAACCTGGGCCTGTCCGCGCTGGTCGTCACCCACGATCTGGGCCTGGCCTGGAACATCGCGGACCGAGTGGCGGTGATGTATCTGGGCCGGATCGTGGAGACGGGGTCGGTGGAAGAGGTACTGACCTCGCCCCAACACCCTTACACCCAGGCCCTGTTGTCGGTCCTGCCGGAGGCCCCGGGAGCTCCGGTCGTGCTGACCGGGGAGCCGCCGGATCCCGCACGGATCCCATCCGGGTGCCGCTTCCATGCCCGCTGCCAGGTCCTTGCGTCCGGCGAGGCCGAGCGGGCGGGGGTGGCATCCGATTGCCGTACGCGGGACCTGCCGGTGCTGTCGGGTGGGGCGGGGGCGCAGGTGGCGTGCCATTGGGCCGAGGCCGTGCGGGGTTGATTTCCCCTCCCCGCCCCTTCCCGAGAGTCCTCAATCAGCCCGTCCGGCGTTTGAGGACAAAGGGGGCCAGGGGCGAAGCCCCAGGCCGTCCGCAGGACTTTCGGGAAGGGG
Proteins encoded in this window:
- a CDS encoding ABC transporter ATP-binding protein, yielding MTTAPLLSAADVHVTFPPRRGSAPARAVDGVDLDIRPGEIVALVGESGCGKTTLARSLLGLVKPTAGQVSFDGAPLTYRGKALKAYRKRVQLVLQDPSGSLNPRHTVYDAVAEGLRIHGYAGDERDAVANALSRAGLRPPERFFLRYPHELSGGQRQRVVIAGALVLDPELIVADEPVASLDASVRGEILALLLSLRDNLGLSALVVTHDLGLAWNIADRVAVMYLGRIVETGSVEEVLTSPQHPYTQALLSVLPEAPGAPVVLTGEPPDPARIPSGCRFHARCQVLASGEAERAGVASDCRTRDLPVLSGGAGAQVACHWAEAVRG